One Thermicanus aegyptius DSM 12793 DNA segment encodes these proteins:
- a CDS encoding PBSX family phage terminase large subunit, giving the protein MQIRLTDIIAPSFYGVHHAVKNDRATHFLLGGGRGSTKSSFVAVEIIVGMMRDQQANAAALRKVKDTIRESVYEQLLWAIEKLGVAHLWDVSVSPMRIMYRPTGQTIIFRGADNPRKVKSGKLRRGYVKYIWYEEADEFSIEDIRTINQTFMRGGDSFRVFYTYNPPKSRKAWVNEYKNNPPEGWFVHHSTYLDVPREWLGEQFFIEAETLRQRNELAYRHEYLGEDVGTGGEVFRNLTLRRISDEEIKAFDRIKRGLDFGFASHPTHYAVMHFDRTRNRLFIFYEIHKVGMSNRALADAIKTENKSNTRVTADSAEPRTINELRNLGVNVVGAKKGPDSVEHGIKFLQDLNEIVIDPVRCPNTAREFEGYELEPDGNGGWKEGYPDRDNHSIDAVRYALESEIRGPAISFK; this is encoded by the coding sequence ATGCAGATCCGCTTAACCGACATCATTGCTCCGAGCTTTTATGGGGTTCATCATGCCGTCAAAAATGACAGAGCGACGCACTTCCTGCTCGGTGGCGGCCGCGGCTCGACGAAATCATCGTTCGTGGCTGTCGAGATCATCGTCGGTATGATGCGGGATCAGCAAGCGAATGCCGCGGCACTCCGGAAAGTTAAGGACACGATCCGCGAGAGTGTCTATGAGCAATTACTTTGGGCGATCGAAAAACTTGGCGTGGCCCATCTTTGGGATGTAAGTGTTTCGCCAATGCGGATTATGTACCGTCCAACAGGGCAAACAATAATCTTTCGAGGCGCGGACAACCCACGGAAAGTGAAGTCCGGCAAGCTCCGACGTGGTTATGTGAAATATATCTGGTATGAAGAAGCTGATGAGTTCAGTATCGAAGATATCCGAACGATCAATCAGACGTTCATGCGCGGCGGCGACAGCTTCCGCGTTTTTTATACCTACAACCCACCTAAGAGTCGAAAGGCATGGGTTAATGAATACAAGAACAATCCGCCTGAGGGCTGGTTTGTGCACCACAGCACCTATCTGGATGTTCCGCGGGAATGGCTGGGTGAGCAATTTTTCATCGAGGCTGAGACGCTTCGGCAGCGGAACGAATTGGCCTATCGACATGAGTACCTTGGTGAAGACGTTGGAACTGGCGGAGAAGTGTTTCGTAACCTTACGCTTCGGCGGATCAGTGACGAGGAAATCAAGGCGTTCGATCGAATCAAGCGCGGTTTGGACTTCGGCTTTGCATCGCATCCGACGCACTATGCGGTTATGCACTTCGACCGCACGCGCAATCGGCTGTTCATCTTCTACGAGATCCACAAGGTTGGAATGTCGAACCGGGCGTTGGCCGATGCGATCAAAACCGAAAACAAAAGCAACACCCGGGTTACGGCTGACAGTGCCGAACCGCGAACCATCAACGAGTTGCGCAATTTGGGCGTGAACGTTGTTGGGGCGAAGAAGGGACCGGATAGCGTGGAACACGGCATCAAGTTCCTGCAAGACTTGAATGAAATTGTTATCGATCCGGTCCGCTGTCCAAATACGGCCCGGGAGTTCGAGGGGTACGAGCTCGAGCCGGACGGAAACGGTGGTTGGAAAGAAGGTTATCCTGACCGAGACAACCACAGCATCGACGCTGTACGGTATGCGCTGGAGAGCGAGATTCGCGGGCCAGCAATCAGCTTCAAATGA
- a CDS encoding terminase small subunit — translation MKLTEKQKRFVEEYLIDLNATQAAIRAGYSPKTANEQGARLLAKVSVRAYIDARMAKLSKRTGVTQERIIRELARIAFLNPTDVVDLDSATLKPNSTEDDTAAIAAVKVKTIPTQDGVGVEREIRFADKIRALELLGKRFGMWIDKQQIDVQGAVQIVDDVPEKGGEVG, via the coding sequence GTGAAACTAACGGAGAAGCAGAAGAGGTTTGTGGAAGAATATCTGATTGATCTTAATGCGACGCAGGCGGCTATTCGGGCCGGATATAGTCCTAAAACGGCCAATGAGCAAGGGGCTAGGCTGTTAGCGAAAGTTAGCGTTCGCGCGTACATCGATGCCCGCATGGCCAAGTTGTCCAAGCGTACAGGTGTAACCCAGGAACGGATTATCCGGGAGCTTGCTCGGATTGCATTCTTGAATCCGACTGATGTGGTTGATTTGGATAGCGCAACGCTTAAACCGAACTCCACGGAAGACGACACAGCCGCGATCGCGGCTGTGAAGGTCAAGACGATCCCGACGCAAGACGGAGTTGGCGTTGAACGTGAAATACGCTTTGCAGACAAGATTCGCGCTCTGGAGCTCCTTGGAAAGAGGTTTGGTATGTGGATTGACAAGCAGCAGATAGACGTTCAAGGAGCTGTGCAGATTGTGGACGACGTGCCGGAGAAGGGCGGCGAGGTTGGATGA
- a CDS encoding sigma factor-like helix-turn-helix DNA-binding protein, translating to MRETWVDRLIQEYSDEKKVLEAYRAKLDRADPEQEIEYETIGGMISDLQFALQWMRRGRRPGNLRGVDITDVYRQRALLAELMPKPDSDEAHRMVMLLLEMSVRERTCFLLHMAYGLTYSAIADRLKISRATVQKFVERAKSKVEQAFIA from the coding sequence GTGAGGGAAACATGGGTCGATAGGCTTATCCAAGAGTACAGCGACGAAAAGAAGGTCTTGGAAGCTTATCGTGCAAAACTCGACCGAGCAGACCCGGAGCAGGAAATTGAGTACGAGACCATAGGCGGTATGATTTCAGATTTGCAGTTTGCCCTTCAGTGGATGCGGCGGGGCCGCAGGCCGGGGAACCTTCGGGGGGTGGACATAACCGATGTGTACCGGCAGAGGGCGCTATTGGCTGAGCTGATGCCGAAACCAGACAGCGATGAGGCTCACCGGATGGTGATGTTGTTACTGGAGATGTCGGTGCGGGAAAGGACTTGTTTTCTACTTCACATGGCGTATGGCTTGACATATTCGGCAATCGCTGATAGATTAAAAATATCAAGGGCGACCGTTCAAAAGTTTGTCGAACGGGCGAAAAGCAAGGTAGAACAAGCCTTTATCGCCTAG
- a CDS encoding DEAD/DEAH box helicase, with product MPNEVHSIQLSTLLHQSSYNGRGFRAVFGYGLRLGKTVITLTAINDLKYNRFAVNKVLVVAPKKVAEATWTAEAAKWEHLKLLRIIPVLGSETKRIRALNTPGDVYVVSRDLVSWLVNYYRNAWPFDMVVLDELSSFKNHQAKRFKALTWVRRHIRRIVGLTGTPAPNGLMDLWAQMYLLDQGQRLEHYITHYREKYFEKNYNGFGYTPKQGAEEVVHQKIADICISMKAEDYLELPDCVTNVIPVVLDERAKKLYRELERKMLIELEDAEISVTSAAALTGKLLQLCNGALYDEDRQVHEIHDCKIEAFLELIEQLNGKPALVFYTYQHDLARLKKALAKTGLRVRELRTPQDQMDWNAGKIDVLLAHPASTAYGLNLQDGGNHVVWFGLNWSLELYQQANGRLHRQGQRQKVIIHHLVVQGGVDEDVMAALEQKSTTQERLLEALKARIETAKNAH from the coding sequence ATGCCAAATGAAGTTCATTCCATTCAGCTATCAACGTTATTGCATCAATCGTCTTATAACGGACGAGGCTTTAGGGCTGTTTTTGGATATGGGCTTAGGTTAGGAAAAACGGTCATCACCCTGACCGCAATCAATGACTTGAAGTATAACCGTTTCGCGGTCAATAAGGTGCTAGTGGTGGCGCCGAAGAAAGTGGCGGAGGCGACATGGACGGCGGAGGCGGCGAAGTGGGAGCATCTGAAATTGCTTCGGATCATACCGGTGCTAGGTTCCGAAACGAAACGGATCCGAGCGCTGAACACACCAGGAGATGTGTATGTGGTTAGTCGTGACCTTGTTTCGTGGTTGGTGAATTACTATCGAAACGCCTGGCCATTTGACATGGTGGTGTTAGACGAGCTGTCGTCGTTCAAAAATCACCAGGCCAAGCGGTTCAAGGCGCTGACGTGGGTCCGCCGGCACATCCGCCGGATCGTGGGGCTAACCGGCACGCCGGCACCAAACGGGCTGATGGATTTATGGGCGCAGATGTATTTGCTTGACCAGGGGCAGCGGCTGGAACACTATATTACCCACTATCGCGAAAAATACTTCGAGAAAAATTACAACGGCTTTGGGTACACACCGAAGCAAGGTGCTGAGGAAGTCGTTCACCAGAAAATCGCTGATATCTGTATCAGTATGAAGGCCGAGGATTATTTGGAGCTGCCGGATTGCGTGACAAACGTCATTCCGGTCGTGCTGGACGAGCGGGCGAAAAAGTTATACCGGGAGCTGGAGCGAAAGATGCTGATCGAGCTGGAGGATGCCGAGATCTCGGTGACCAGCGCGGCCGCACTGACCGGGAAGTTGTTGCAGCTGTGCAATGGCGCCCTGTACGACGAGGACCGGCAGGTGCACGAGATTCACGACTGCAAGATTGAGGCGTTTTTGGAATTGATTGAACAACTGAACGGAAAGCCGGCGCTGGTGTTCTATACGTACCAGCATGACCTGGCCAGGTTGAAAAAGGCGCTGGCCAAAACCGGCCTCCGGGTACGGGAGCTACGGACGCCGCAGGATCAGATGGACTGGAACGCCGGGAAAATCGACGTACTGCTGGCGCATCCGGCCAGTACCGCCTACGGTTTGAATCTCCAGGACGGAGGAAATCATGTGGTTTGGTTCGGGTTGAATTGGAGTCTGGAGTTGTACCAACAGGCAAATGGCCGACTGCACCGGCAGGGACAGCGGCAGAAAGTCATCATTCATCACTTAGTGGTACAGGGCGGTGTTGACGAGGACGTCATGGCGGCCTTGGAGCAGAAAAGCACGACGCAGGAGCGTTTGCTGGAGGCTTTGAAAGCGCGGATTGAGACGGCGAAAAATGCGCACTAG
- a CDS encoding VRR-NUC domain-containing protein, with protein MAYKSQVSGMRERDIEAYLRDRVKTLGGRAYKFVSPGNAGVPDRLVLLPGGRVVFVELKAPGRKPTPLQLAQHQRLRALGCDVRVIDSLEQVDELLAGYREER; from the coding sequence TTGGCATACAAGTCACAGGTAAGCGGCATGCGTGAGCGCGATATCGAGGCCTATTTACGTGACCGCGTGAAAACGCTGGGAGGGCGGGCGTATAAGTTCGTCTCCCCTGGCAATGCGGGAGTACCTGACAGGTTGGTCCTGCTGCCCGGCGGCAGGGTGGTGTTTGTCGAGCTGAAGGCGCCCGGCCGGAAACCGACGCCACTGCAACTGGCGCAGCATCAGCGCCTCCGCGCGCTGGGCTGCGACGTGCGGGTGATCGACAGCCTGGAGCAGGTGGATGAGTTGCTTGCCGGTTATCGGGAAGAGAGGTGA
- a CDS encoding virulence-associated E family protein encodes MVERLRIAVRGTETLAEYLKLPKSQQDDLKDIGGFVGGTLTGNRRKAAAVTGRDIVTLDLDNIPAGGTADALRRLDALGCAYVTYSTRKHHEAAPRLRVLIPTDRTVTADEYQPIARRLADIIGIEWCDPSTFEVHRLMYWPSCCADSQYVYDYRDRPFVSADGILAMYADWRNVDEWPEVPGAKQARAKLGAKQGDPTEKQGVVGAFCRIYDVHKAIETFLSGVYESVDTNYPPARYTYTGGSTTAGAIVYDDGRFLYSHHATDPVSGRLVNAFDLVRIHKFGELDDDAAPGTPTAKLPSYTEMKRLALQDERVVALLDQERYERVQEVFGADTGGSTTGASAADDGTNWLRLLDRNPNTGMPEKSARNVQIVLEHDPALRGRIYLDSFADRIMGIAPLPWGRRREQSGPFVWDDYDDDGLCVYLEALLKMSNTNTVRMALRDHAAKHARNPVAEYLTSLEWDGVPRLDTLYIDYLGAEDCQFVRTVTRKAFVAAVARAMTDSGVKFDNMTVICGPQRIGKSTLFRKLGRQWFSDSIKSFEGKEAEELVQGRWIVEIAELQGFNKVDVNRIKQFLSKIDDQYRAAYGRHVKVQLRRCVFFGTTNDHEYLRDPTGNRRFWPVDAMIQQPTKSVFNDLSETEVDQIWAEAVMRWRLGEPVYLSDEMEDEANRRRESHMESDPLRGQIEEFIERLIPENWLSWDFGRRMMFWNGQMQTSNTKLVPRDRVCALEIWRECLGERRTMTKADAKRINDALQQIPGWTRAEPMKFGADYGRQRGFRRAVGVASISSDARGSGVVLPLRATFENAGNTTS; translated from the coding sequence ATGGTCGAGCGGCTCCGAATAGCCGTTCGCGGTACCGAGACACTGGCCGAGTACCTGAAGTTGCCGAAGTCGCAGCAGGACGACCTGAAAGACATCGGCGGATTCGTGGGCGGAACCCTGACCGGGAACCGACGTAAAGCAGCCGCCGTGACCGGGCGGGACATCGTCACCCTGGACCTCGACAACATCCCCGCCGGCGGCACGGCGGATGCCCTACGGCGCTTAGACGCCCTAGGGTGCGCCTACGTAACTTACAGCACGCGCAAGCACCATGAGGCAGCACCGCGCCTCCGTGTACTCATCCCGACCGACAGGACGGTTACCGCCGACGAATACCAGCCTATCGCCCGGAGGCTAGCCGACATCATCGGCATCGAGTGGTGCGATCCGTCCACTTTCGAAGTACACCGGCTCATGTACTGGCCGAGCTGCTGCGCGGACAGCCAATATGTCTATGATTACCGGGACCGGCCTTTTGTGAGCGCAGACGGAATTCTTGCCATGTATGCCGACTGGCGCAACGTGGACGAATGGCCGGAAGTTCCCGGAGCAAAACAAGCCCGTGCCAAATTGGGAGCCAAACAAGGTGATCCGACAGAGAAGCAAGGCGTCGTAGGAGCGTTCTGCCGGATCTACGACGTACACAAAGCCATTGAGACGTTCCTGTCCGGGGTGTACGAGTCGGTGGACACCAATTATCCGCCGGCCCGCTATACCTACACCGGCGGCAGCACGACTGCCGGGGCCATCGTGTACGACGACGGGCGGTTCCTATACAGCCACCACGCGACGGACCCGGTGAGCGGCCGGCTGGTGAACGCTTTCGACCTGGTGCGGATTCACAAATTCGGAGAGCTGGATGATGACGCCGCCCCGGGAACACCGACGGCGAAGCTCCCGAGCTACACGGAGATGAAGCGCCTGGCGCTACAGGACGAACGAGTGGTAGCGCTTCTCGACCAAGAACGCTATGAACGCGTGCAAGAGGTGTTTGGTGCTGATACCGGCGGCAGCACGACCGGCGCTAGTGCTGCGGACGACGGTACCAACTGGCTGCGGCTGCTAGACCGAAACCCGAACACCGGGATGCCGGAGAAAAGCGCACGCAACGTGCAGATCGTCCTCGAGCATGACCCGGCCCTGCGGGGTCGAATCTACCTGGACTCATTTGCTGACCGGATCATGGGCATCGCACCACTGCCGTGGGGACGTCGGAGGGAGCAATCGGGGCCGTTCGTCTGGGATGACTATGACGATGATGGCCTCTGCGTCTATCTCGAAGCGCTGCTCAAGATGTCGAACACCAACACGGTGCGCATGGCCTTGCGAGACCACGCTGCTAAACACGCGCGCAACCCTGTGGCTGAGTACCTGACAAGCCTCGAATGGGATGGCGTGCCGCGGCTGGACACACTCTACATCGACTACCTTGGGGCAGAGGATTGCCAGTTCGTGCGAACGGTCACACGTAAGGCCTTTGTGGCCGCCGTGGCACGCGCGATGACGGACAGCGGCGTTAAATTCGACAACATGACTGTGATATGCGGGCCGCAGCGAATAGGTAAAAGTACGCTGTTCCGCAAACTGGGCCGACAGTGGTTCAGCGACAGCATCAAGAGTTTCGAAGGAAAAGAAGCAGAAGAGCTTGTTCAAGGCCGATGGATCGTAGAGATTGCGGAACTGCAAGGATTTAACAAAGTCGACGTGAACCGCATCAAGCAGTTTCTCAGCAAGATTGACGACCAGTATAGGGCCGCCTACGGACGTCACGTTAAGGTACAACTCCGCAGGTGCGTATTTTTCGGGACCACGAACGACCACGAGTACTTACGGGACCCGACAGGAAACCGGAGGTTCTGGCCCGTCGACGCCATGATTCAGCAACCAACGAAGTCCGTGTTTAACGACTTAAGTGAGACGGAAGTGGACCAGATATGGGCTGAGGCGGTCATGCGGTGGCGTTTGGGTGAACCGGTCTATCTTTCTGACGAGATGGAGGACGAAGCCAATCGGCGCCGAGAATCGCACATGGAGTCTGACCCGCTTCGCGGACAGATTGAAGAGTTCATTGAACGGCTTATCCCGGAAAATTGGCTGTCTTGGGACTTCGGACGCCGAATGATGTTTTGGAACGGTCAAATGCAGACCAGTAACACAAAGCTGGTGCCGCGTGATCGCGTATGCGCGTTGGAGATCTGGCGTGAATGCCTTGGTGAACGTCGCACCATGACCAAGGCGGACGCTAAGCGAATCAACGATGCCTTGCAACAAATACCCGGATGGACCAGGGCGGAGCCCATGAAATTCGGAGCGGACTACGGTAGGCAACGAGGATTCAGACGGGCCGTAGGTGTTGCCTCCATAAGCAGTGACGCACGAGGGAGCGGCGTCGTTTTACCACTACGCGCAACATTTGAAAATGCTGGAAACACAACATCCTGA
- a CDS encoding DNA-methyltransferase: MQQQVNVIDQVIEPEFAIYNGDCVDITRGLPDNSIHYSIFSPPFASLYTYSNSDRDMGNCRSDDEFFEHFRFLIRELYRIIMPGRLVSIHCMDIPAMKSRDGYIGLKDFPAQLRQAFEEEGFIYHSKMVIWKDPLIEATRTKALGLMHKQIVKDSAMCRQGLPDYLLTMRKPGENPEPIAHPDGFTRFIGENEPDAPKKEPELKDSRVHKTISLAKEDPVYSHHVWRRYASPVWMDIRQTYTLQYKSAREEKDEKHIAPLQLDVIARGVELWSNPGDIVFSPFAGIGSEGYQAIKMGRRFIGIELKESYYRMAVNNLRMAVQEAQQEKENEELIKQLQIKLADAKIAGNTEEAQKLQKEIKELTRRVVTYERNFVNAGHTQRD; encoded by the coding sequence TTGCAACAACAGGTTAACGTTATTGATCAAGTCATTGAACCTGAATTCGCCATCTACAACGGTGACTGTGTGGATATTACCCGCGGACTGCCGGACAACAGCATTCATTATTCAATCTTCTCGCCGCCGTTCGCTTCGCTCTACACTTACAGCAACAGCGACCGGGACATGGGAAACTGCCGGAGCGACGACGAGTTCTTTGAGCATTTCCGGTTCCTGATCCGAGAGCTGTATCGGATCATCATGCCTGGGCGGCTTGTATCCATTCACTGCATGGATATTCCAGCCATGAAGAGCAGAGACGGATACATCGGACTGAAAGACTTCCCGGCGCAGCTCCGGCAAGCGTTCGAGGAAGAGGGATTCATTTACCATTCCAAGATGGTTATTTGGAAAGACCCACTGATCGAAGCTACAAGAACCAAAGCTCTCGGTCTTATGCACAAACAGATCGTCAAGGATTCGGCAATGTGCCGGCAAGGGCTTCCGGATTACCTCCTTACTATGCGGAAACCGGGAGAAAATCCCGAACCCATCGCCCATCCCGATGGCTTTACAAGATTCATTGGAGAAAACGAGCCAGACGCGCCTAAAAAGGAACCGGAACTCAAAGACAGCAGAGTACACAAAACCATCTCGTTAGCAAAAGAAGATCCAGTATATTCGCACCATGTATGGCGAAGATATGCATCACCCGTCTGGATGGATATTCGTCAAACTTACACGCTTCAATACAAATCTGCACGGGAAGAAAAGGACGAAAAGCACATCGCTCCACTGCAACTCGATGTCATCGCACGCGGCGTTGAGCTATGGAGCAACCCGGGGGACATCGTATTCAGCCCGTTCGCCGGCATCGGCAGCGAGGGGTATCAAGCGATCAAAATGGGGCGCCGGTTCATTGGGATCGAGCTCAAGGAGAGCTACTATCGGATGGCCGTGAACAATCTGCGCATGGCAGTTCAAGAGGCCCAACAAGAAAAAGAAAACGAAGAGCTTATTAAACAATTGCAAATTAAGCTGGCCGACGCAAAAATTGCCGGCAATACCGAAGAAGCCCAAAAACTACAGAAGGAGATCAAAGAATTAACAAGGAGGGTGGTAACGTATGAACGAAATTTTGTTAACGCCGGCCATACTCAGCGTGATTGA
- a CDS encoding DEAD/DEAH box helicase, with amino-acid sequence MTSYEEFIQSKRAMMPPVGFHVNRDTLHPSLFDFQRDIVRWALRRGRAAIFAGTGLGKTRMQIEWAMNVHRLSGGDVLMLAPLAVAAQTVREGAALGYEITMCRSQDDVRPGLNITNYELLHKFVPLKFMGIVLDESSILKSFTGKTRTELIASFAFTPYRLACTATPAPNDYMELGNHAEFLGIVSRTEMLSTFFVHDGGETQKWRLKGHAEEEFWRWVASWGVMLENPSDLGYPDDGYILPPLNIHDIVIEVPGEAAKTLSKRQRARKETVTERVAAAAEIVNATDRPFLVWCDLNVESEMLAAAIPNAVEVKGSDKPAFKEQAMLDFAAGKIRVLITKPSIAGFGMNWQHCADMAFVGLSDSFEQVFQAIRRCYRFGQTRPVNAYLITTSREGAVADNIKRKEADFRRMIEEMVKHTKGITSEAVRQADRDMAEYNARKQLIIPSWLRSEAFATTG; translated from the coding sequence GTGACCTCATACGAAGAATTCATCCAATCCAAGCGTGCAATGATGCCTCCGGTCGGGTTCCACGTCAACCGGGATACACTCCATCCCAGCCTGTTCGATTTCCAACGCGATATCGTCCGATGGGCGCTGCGGAGAGGCCGCGCGGCCATATTCGCCGGCACCGGCCTCGGGAAGACCCGCATGCAGATCGAGTGGGCGATGAATGTGCACAGGCTCAGTGGTGGCGACGTGCTGATGCTGGCGCCGCTGGCTGTGGCCGCCCAGACCGTCCGAGAAGGTGCAGCGCTTGGTTACGAGATTACGATGTGCCGCAGCCAAGATGACGTTCGGCCAGGACTCAACATCACAAACTACGAACTGTTGCACAAATTCGTACCGCTAAAATTCATGGGAATTGTCCTGGACGAAAGCTCCATTCTCAAATCCTTTACAGGCAAAACGCGAACTGAGCTGATCGCATCCTTTGCCTTCACGCCATACCGGCTCGCCTGCACTGCGACGCCTGCGCCAAATGATTATATGGAGCTCGGGAACCACGCGGAGTTCCTGGGTATCGTGAGCCGGACGGAGATGCTGTCCACCTTCTTCGTCCACGACGGCGGCGAAACGCAGAAATGGCGCCTGAAAGGCCATGCTGAAGAAGAATTCTGGCGATGGGTTGCTTCCTGGGGCGTTATGCTCGAAAATCCGTCCGATCTCGGATATCCGGACGACGGATATATTCTGCCGCCGCTCAATATTCACGACATCGTTATCGAGGTTCCAGGGGAGGCGGCCAAGACGCTTTCGAAGCGACAACGGGCCCGCAAGGAAACTGTCACTGAACGGGTGGCGGCGGCCGCTGAGATCGTGAACGCGACGGATCGACCGTTCCTCGTCTGGTGCGATCTGAACGTCGAGAGTGAGATGCTAGCGGCGGCCATCCCAAACGCTGTCGAGGTGAAAGGGAGCGACAAGCCGGCGTTCAAAGAACAAGCAATGCTCGACTTCGCCGCCGGCAAAATCCGCGTGCTCATCACAAAGCCGTCCATCGCCGGATTCGGCATGAACTGGCAGCATTGCGCTGATATGGCTTTTGTCGGGTTGTCGGATAGCTTTGAGCAAGTGTTTCAAGCTATCCGGCGGTGCTACCGTTTTGGTCAGACTCGGCCGGTCAACGCGTACCTAATCACGACCAGCCGGGAGGGCGCTGTGGCGGATAATATCAAGCGAAAAGAGGCAGACTTCCGCCGAATGATTGAGGAAATGGTCAAACATACCAAGGGCATCACTTCCGAGGCAGTTCGTCAGGCGGACCGCGACATGGCTGAGTACAACGCGAGGAAGCAACTTATCATCCCATCGTGGTTAAGGAGTGAGGCATTTGCAACAACAGGTTAA
- a CDS encoding DNA cytosine methyltransferase, whose translation MQEVIVDNFAGGGGASTGIEMAIGRPVDIAINHDPAAIAMHKTNHPETEHYCESVWDVDPRKVTNGHPVALCWLSPDCTHFSKAKGGKPRSKKIRGLAWVAVRWATTVRPRVIILENVEEFQDWGPLTPDGFPNQKQKGRTFRSFVNALRRHGYAVEWRELRACDYGAPTIRKRLFLIARCDGRPIVWPKPTHGDPNSPEVRSGKLKPWKTAAEIIDWSLPCPSIFERKKPLAENTLRRIARGIFKFVINNPRPFIIKVNHSADGNFRGQRIDEPMQTITAKNGWGLVAPIIARQFGQSIDRGVDDPLGTITAGGMGKSQSVATFLAKYHTETTHDARGQTLDQPLLTQDTSNRFALVTSHLIKMKGTNIGQPVTEPLQTITAGGNHFGEVRVFLMKYYGTGEGQDLREPLHTIPTKDRFGLVTVHGVDYQIIDIGMRMLEPHELFAAQGFPKSYIINRDASGRKYPKSEQVARCGNSVPPPFAKALVRANLPELCIQRCTNRFSW comes from the coding sequence ATGCAAGAAGTCATAGTGGATAACTTTGCCGGTGGTGGCGGTGCAAGCACTGGTATTGAAATGGCAATTGGTCGCCCGGTGGACATCGCCATCAATCATGATCCGGCCGCCATCGCGATGCATAAGACAAATCACCCAGAAACGGAGCACTACTGCGAATCGGTTTGGGACGTGGATCCCCGGAAAGTGACGAATGGGCACCCAGTGGCACTGTGCTGGCTCTCGCCGGACTGCACTCATTTTTCGAAAGCCAAGGGCGGAAAGCCGAGGAGCAAGAAGATCCGCGGTCTCGCTTGGGTAGCTGTTCGTTGGGCTACGACGGTGCGGCCACGGGTGATCATCCTGGAGAATGTTGAGGAGTTCCAAGACTGGGGGCCACTCACACCGGACGGCTTCCCTAACCAGAAGCAAAAGGGCCGAACGTTCCGGTCGTTCGTGAATGCGCTTCGTCGCCATGGGTACGCGGTCGAGTGGCGCGAGCTCCGAGCGTGCGATTACGGCGCGCCGACGATCCGAAAACGCCTGTTCCTCATCGCACGGTGTGATGGCCGACCGATCGTCTGGCCGAAACCGACACATGGCGATCCAAACAGCCCGGAAGTACGGTCAGGGAAGTTAAAACCTTGGAAGACGGCGGCGGAGATCATCGACTGGTCGCTTCCTTGCCCAAGCATCTTTGAACGGAAGAAGCCGCTGGCAGAAAACACACTACGGCGAATCGCCCGAGGTATATTCAAGTTTGTAATCAACAACCCCCGGCCGTTTATTATCAAAGTCAACCATTCTGCAGACGGCAACTTCAGAGGACAACGCATTGACGAGCCCATGCAGACGATAACTGCGAAGAACGGATGGGGTCTAGTCGCTCCTATAATTGCTCGGCAATTTGGACAATCCATTGATCGTGGAGTGGACGATCCTCTCGGAACAATCACAGCGGGAGGAATGGGGAAAAGCCAATCGGTGGCCACATTCCTTGCCAAATACCACACCGAAACCACTCATGACGCCAGAGGACAAACACTGGATCAGCCATTGCTGACGCAAGACACTTCTAACCGATTCGCACTGGTTACTTCGCATCTGATCAAGATGAAAGGGACAAACATCGGGCAGCCCGTGACGGAACCGTTGCAGACGATCACCGCTGGCGGTAACCACTTCGGAGAAGTCCGGGTGTTCCTGATGAAGTATTACGGTACCGGTGAGGGGCAGGATTTGAGAGAACCGCTACACACGATTCCGACCAAAGACCGATTCGGACTTGTAACAGTACATGGTGTTGACTACCAAATCATCGACATCGGCATGCGGATGTTAGAGCCTCACGAGCTCTTCGCGGCTCAAGGATTCCCGAAATCCTACATCATCAACCGGGACGCAAGCGGCCGGAAATATCCGAAATCGGAGCAGGTGGCCCGCTGCGGCAATTCAGTCCCGCCGCCATTTGCAAAGGCGTTGGTCCGGGCTAATTTGCCGGAACTATGTATCCAGAGATGCACAAATCGGTTTTCCTGGTAG